A genomic region of Luteibacter aegosomatissinici contains the following coding sequences:
- a CDS encoding homoserine dehydrogenase translates to MSIAVALPRSPLRAAPQRAVAPPLVVNVGVIGPGKVGTAFLHQLRHAAPRLLRECRLELRLRAVSDSRHMWLDCDDEALNGRMGGAQTWRPVALDDFAAYVAGHQGEAAVLADCTASDAVADHYAGWLAAGIHVVTPNKRAASGCLNRWQAIARASDASGARLHYEGTVGAGLPVVQTLRDLIDTGDELQAVEGMLSGTLAWLFNRFDGSVPFSALVREAHALGYTEPDPRDDLSGMDVARKLVILAREAGVALSLDDVAVSSLVPAELAELGREDFMEALPAMDTPMASLLAQARAAGGVLRHVARLDRDGASVGVQVLERSHAFAHGQLTDNVVRFATRRYCDNALVVQGPGAGPEVTAAAVFTDLLRVAGAMGVKRCAC, encoded by the coding sequence GTGTCCATCGCCGTCGCGTTACCCCGCTCGCCCCTACGTGCCGCGCCCCAACGCGCGGTCGCGCCCCCTCTCGTCGTCAACGTAGGCGTCATCGGGCCGGGCAAGGTGGGCACCGCCTTCCTGCACCAGCTGCGCCACGCCGCCCCGCGCCTGCTGCGCGAATGCCGCCTGGAACTGCGCCTGCGCGCCGTCAGCGACAGCCGGCACATGTGGCTGGATTGCGACGACGAGGCCCTGAACGGCCGGATGGGCGGTGCCCAGACCTGGCGCCCGGTGGCGCTGGATGACTTCGCCGCCTACGTGGCCGGCCACCAGGGTGAGGCCGCCGTACTGGCCGACTGTACGGCCAGCGATGCGGTCGCCGACCACTACGCCGGCTGGCTAGCCGCCGGCATCCACGTGGTGACCCCCAACAAGCGCGCCGCCAGCGGCTGCCTCAACCGCTGGCAGGCCATCGCCCGCGCCTCCGATGCCAGCGGCGCCCGCCTGCATTACGAAGGCACGGTGGGCGCCGGCCTGCCGGTGGTCCAGACCCTGCGCGACCTGATCGACACGGGCGATGAGCTGCAGGCCGTCGAGGGCATGCTCTCGGGCACCCTGGCGTGGCTGTTCAACCGCTTTGATGGCTCGGTGCCCTTCTCCGCCCTGGTCCGCGAGGCCCACGCGCTGGGCTACACGGAGCCGGACCCGCGCGATGACCTTTCCGGTATGGACGTGGCCCGCAAACTGGTGATCCTGGCCCGCGAGGCCGGCGTGGCGCTGTCGCTCGATGACGTGGCCGTGTCCAGCCTGGTGCCGGCCGAGCTGGCGGAGCTGGGCCGTGAGGACTTCATGGAAGCCCTGCCCGCCATGGATACCCCAATGGCTTCGCTCCTTGCCCAGGCCCGGGCCGCGGGTGGCGTGCTCCGCCACGTGGCGCGACTGGACCGCGACGGCGCGTCGGTGGGCGTGCAGGTGCTGGAGCGTAGCCATGCCTTCGCCCATGGCCAGCTCACCGATAACGTGGTGCGTTTCGCCACGCGCCGATACTGCGACAATGCCCTGGTAGTCCAGGGGCCGGGTGCCGGTCCCGAGGTCACGGCGGCGGCGGTGTTCACGGACCTGCTGCGCGTGGCCGGCGCCATGGGAGTAAAACGATGCGCATGCTGA